One Burkholderia sp. WP9 genomic window, CCGGCACGAAGCCGCCCATCTTGAAGAACTCGTGGATCATGCCCGGATAGCGCTTGAGCGTGACCCGGTTACCCAGCGCGTGCAATTTCTCCGCGTAGGCGTCGCCCTCGTCGCTCAAGGGATCGTATTCGGCGGTGGCGATCCACGCAGGCGCGACGCCGCTGAATTCGGGCGCGCCAAGCTGGCCGTCCAGCGGCGCGAAACGCCAGTCGTCACGGTCGCTGCGCGCGCGCACGTAGTGGTCGAAGAACCATTGAATCGTGTCGCCCGACAGCAGAAAGCCGTTGGCGAAGCGCGAGTGCGAATCGGTTTGCTGATGGCCTGTCGTGCCCGGATAGATCAGCAATTGCAGCGCGAGTTCGATGCCGGCGTCGCGTGCGAGCACCGCGCAGACCGTGGCCAGCGTACCGCCCGCGCTATCGCCGCCCACTGCCAGCCGGCCGGCGTCCAGCCCGTATTCGGCTGCGTGCGCGTGCAGCCAGGCCAAGGCGTCGAAAGCGTCCTCGACGGCAGTGGGAAATTTGTATTCCGGTGCGAGGCGATAGTCCACGGACAACACCGCGCAATTGCCGTCGCGCGCGAACATCCGGCACAGCGCATCGTGCGTATCGACGCTGCCCACCGTGAAGCCGCCGCCGTGGTAATACACGAACGCCGGCGCGGGCTCGGCCCAACTCGGCTCGACCGGGTGGTAGAGACGCGCACGAATCGTCGCGCCGTCGCGTGTCGCGATTTGCAGATCGTCGATCGCGAACATCGGCGCGCTCGCGATCTCCAGAATCGGCGCGCTTTTTTCGTACGAGGCCCGCGCGTCCTGCGCGGTCATTTCATGGAGCTTCGGGCGCCTGGCCCGCTCGATCATATCGAGCACCTGCTCGATCTTCGGATTCAGCGGCATGGTGCGTCTTATGGCGCATAAGCGCCGAAGGTTTGAAACAAACCGGCGCGGTTCAAAAAGAAACCGGCGCCCTGGATCTCAGCGGGCGCCGGCGATACGGCAAGCGTCCCGGCTAGCCGGCGTTGTTCACTTCCGGCTTCAGCGACATTGGATCAGTGGGATTGCGCAACTGCTCGATATCCTCGTGGCGCAGCTTCACCGTCGCCATGATGCCCGGATGCGTGACGACGTAAAAACGCCGCGCCGCGATCGCTTCGAAGGTGATGTCTGCGACGTCGTCGGCACTCAGCTTGCCTGACTGCACCGCGCGCTGCAGCTGCTTGCCCGCGGCGATCTGCGAGCGGGTCGGGCCGCTGTCGTTGCGCAGATCAGCAGGCCGCGCGCGTTCCGCATTGGCGATGCCGGTCGGCACGAAGGCCGGGCACAACAGCGAACAGCCGACCTGGCCGCCTGCCGGTCCCGCCTGGCTAGCCTGCGCCAACTGCAGGTCGTGATACAGCGTTTCGGTGAGCGACACCACCGCGTGTTTCGACGCGTTGTAGATGCCCATGGCGGGCGGCGACAGCAAGCCCGCGACGGACGCCGTGTTGACGATATGCGCGGGCTCGTTCTGCGCCAGCATGATCGGCGTGAACACCCGCACGCCGTGCGCGACGCCCATCACGTTCACGCCGAACACCCACGACCAGTCGTTCGCCGAGCTTTCCCACAGAAAGCCGCCCGCGCCTACGCCTGCGTTGTTGAACAGCAGATGCACCTTGCCGTAGGCGGTCAGTGCGGCTTGCGCGAGCGCTTCGACCTGCGCCGCGCTCGCGACGTCGGTCGGCACGCCGATCGCTTCGGCGCCGCCGGCGCGCAATGCGTCGACGGTTTGCGCGAGCGCGTCGGGATTCACGTCGGCCAGCACGAGCTTCATGCGGAGCGAGGCGCCCTTCTGCGCGAATGCGCGGCCGAAGCCGCTGGCCGCACCGGTGATCACCGCCACCTTGCCTGCGAAATCGAACATCGTGTCACTCCATTGGATTGAGCGGCGCCTTGCGTGGGCTGCCCGACTGCCGCCGCGCTCAGATCAGCTTGACGAGTTGCTTGCCGAAGTTCCTGCCTTTGAGCAGGCCAATGAACGCCTCAGGCGCCGCATCGAGTCCTTGCGCGATGGTCTCGCGATAGTGCAGCTTCTTCTGCGCAACCAGCGTGCCGAGTTGCGTGAGCGCTTCGGGCCATACGTCCATATGCTCGCTCACGATGAAACCCTGCACCAGCAGACGCTGCGTGAGCATCAGCGACGGATGCTTGAGCGGCAACGGCTGGCCGTCATAGCCCGCGATAAACCCGCACAGCGCGATCCGGCCGAATGCGTTCATACGCGCGAGCGTCGCGTCGAGCACCTCACCGCCGACGTTCTCGAAGTAGCCGTCCACGCCGTCCGGCGTCACCGCCTTGAGGTCCTGATAGAGATTGCCGGCCTTGTAGTCGACGCACGCGTCGAAGCCGAGCGTCTCGGTGACATAGCGGCACTTGTCCGCGCCGCCGGCAATGCCGACTGCGCGCGCGCCGGCCAGCTTCGCCAGTTGGCCGACCACGCTGCCCACCGCGCCGCTCGCCGCGCTGACCACCACCGTCTCACCCGCTTTCGGCGCGATGATGCGGTTCAGGCCGTACCACGCCGTGACGCCGGGCATGCCGACCGGGCCGAGATAGGCCGATAGCGGCACATGCGTGTCGTCGACCTTCTGCAGGCCCGTTCCGTTCGACGTGCCGTACTCCTGCCAGCCGAACATCGCGACGACTTTGTCGCCGACTGCGAACTTCGGATTTTTCGACTCGACCACTTCACCCACCGTGCCGCCGATCATCACTTCGTTCAGCGGCTGCGGCGGCGCATACGACTTGCTGTCGTTCATGCGGCCGCGCATGTAGGGGTCGAGGGACAGGTAGTGATTACGCACGCGCAATTCGCCTTCGGCCAGCGGCGCGACCGGCGTTTCGACGAGGCGGAAATTGTCGGGGGTCACGGCCCCCTGCGGGCGCGACGCCAACACGAGTTGGCGGTTGATCTGGGTCATGGCGATCGTCTCCATAAGTTGCCGATGGGATCGGCGGATGATTCGAACGGCTTACACGAAGGCGGAACCGGAGGCGCGAGCGCCTCCCTGACACGCGCGGTTCAAGGCGGCGCTCAGCCGTCGCTCGGACCGGGTTTCGCCGACGGGTCGCTGCGCAAACGCTGTTGCCTCACTTCGCGGCCGACGGCGAGACGCCGCATGTATTTGAACGTGCCGAGCGCCTTGGCGACGAAGTGGCCTTCGCTGTCGCGAATCTCGCCTTCGCAATAAGCCATGGTGGTCGAGCGGTGCAGCACGCGGGCGGTGGCACGTAATTCGCCGCGGCCAGGCTGCATGAAGTTGACCTTCATTTCGACCGTGACCACGCCCACGCCGTCGCCCGCGAGACTGCGCGCGGCCATGGCGAGCGCGATGTCGGCGAGCGTCATGGTGACGCCGCCGTGGGCGACGTCCCACGTGTTCATATGATCCGGCTGCAACGGCAGCGCGACTTCGCTAGCGCCGTCCGCGGCCGACACTAACTGCGCGCCTAACCGGTCGACGAACGGGCTCTCGAGCAGGGTTTCGGTGCTCGCTTTGGATGAAGGCGAATCGGTCATGGCTGTTTTCGAATTTCGTGGTCAGTGCGTTCATGCGGTTGATGCAGGACGCGAGAAAGCCTTCGGCCGAGGCAAACACTAAGCCTATCAAACTTACACTTTCGATGGAGCTTTATCAGGAGGTCGGGCCGGCAGGTAACGGCACAGGCGATGCCGGTAATGGCTCGCTCGCGAGCATTGCGCTTCGCTGTGAATTGCGCCGGCAGGATCGAAACGAAGGACGATTGGAGGGGTGGTGACCCGATTGGGCTCCGCGAGTTGCGCCAATCGGGTACGGAGTTTATCGACGATAAATCAGAAAGTGGCTGCCAGACGCGCAGACACACCATCGAAGCGGGCGCGCGAATGCGACGCCCACCGGTTCAGCGATCTAGTGGCTGAAGTCAGCCCCCAACCAACCCGCTGCAGTGGTTTTAGCATGAGTGACGGCGCCTTGTGCGTCGGGGAAAATGCCAAGCTCGTCCCACCGTTCTTCCGCCGCGAAAGGCCCCTTGATTCCAAGCGCCTTCTGAATGCTCAACTGCGCCGCATACCTGCCGTCCTCGAGAGGCCGGGCCGTTGCCACCACTTTGTGCGGGAGTCCTTGCCGCACGGGTTGAATCAGTTCCAGAGGACCACCTGCCGCGCCCACATCGATCAGCTCGTTGCGCGTGTTGCAGTCGGGGCAATAGAAGAAAAACGCGTTGTTATCCCGATTCGGTTTGACCTGTTTGCGGGCCAGCACAGCTCGACACTCGACGTTTTCGCAAATGAATGGCATATCGGTCTCCGTGATGATTTTCGAATCGTGGCGCGGTGCAGATCGCCATTGGCCTCCGGGAAACGATCTGCCAGAAGCCGCCGGGGAGCAATCAGCAGATGACCGGATTGCTAATGGCGGGGAGATGCCACTAGCCGGGCAATATGCTTTTTCAGGTACTTGTCAATTGTACGTCGGCGCCACGTCCGTGCCGCGCCGGCTCAGCC contains:
- a CDS encoding PaaI family thioesterase, giving the protein MTDSPSSKASTETLLESPFVDRLGAQLVSAADGASEVALPLQPDHMNTWDVAHGGVTMTLADIALAMAARSLAGDGVGVVTVEMKVNFMQPGRGELRATARVLHRSTTMAYCEGEIRDSEGHFVAKALGTFKYMRRLAVGREVRQQRLRSDPSAKPGPSDG
- a CDS encoding SDR family oxidoreductase — protein: MFDFAGKVAVITGAASGFGRAFAQKGASLRMKLVLADVNPDALAQTVDALRAGGAEAIGVPTDVASAAQVEALAQAALTAYGKVHLLFNNAGVGAGGFLWESSANDWSWVFGVNVMGVAHGVRVFTPIMLAQNEPAHIVNTASVAGLLSPPAMGIYNASKHAVVSLTETLYHDLQLAQASQAGPAGGQVGCSLLCPAFVPTGIANAERARPADLRNDSGPTRSQIAAGKQLQRAVQSGKLSADDVADITFEAIAARRFYVVTHPGIMATVKLRHEDIEQLRNPTDPMSLKPEVNNAG
- a CDS encoding NADP-dependent oxidoreductase, whose translation is MTQINRQLVLASRPQGAVTPDNFRLVETPVAPLAEGELRVRNHYLSLDPYMRGRMNDSKSYAPPQPLNEVMIGGTVGEVVESKNPKFAVGDKVVAMFGWQEYGTSNGTGLQKVDDTHVPLSAYLGPVGMPGVTAWYGLNRIIAPKAGETVVVSAASGAVGSVVGQLAKLAGARAVGIAGGADKCRYVTETLGFDACVDYKAGNLYQDLKAVTPDGVDGYFENVGGEVLDATLARMNAFGRIALCGFIAGYDGQPLPLKHPSLMLTQRLLVQGFIVSEHMDVWPEALTQLGTLVAQKKLHYRETIAQGLDAAPEAFIGLLKGRNFGKQLVKLI
- a CDS encoding alpha/beta hydrolase, which encodes MPLNPKIEQVLDMIERARRPKLHEMTAQDARASYEKSAPILEIASAPMFAIDDLQIATRDGATIRARLYHPVEPSWAEPAPAFVYYHGGGFTVGSVDTHDALCRMFARDGNCAVLSVDYRLAPEYKFPTAVEDAFDALAWLHAHAAEYGLDAGRLAVGGDSAGGTLATVCAVLARDAGIELALQLLIYPGTTGHQQTDSHSRFANGFLLSGDTIQWFFDHYVRARSDRDDWRFAPLDGQLGAPEFSGVAPAWIATAEYDPLSDEGDAYAEKLHALGNRVTLKRYPGMIHEFFKMGGFVPDVAQAHADAAAALRAAFDSD